A DNA window from Micromonospora sp. NBC_01739 contains the following coding sequences:
- a CDS encoding MFS transporter: MKRGSAAHRFYSVVVFVLLASLDNVAIGLVPPLYGAIAESFAVSQRLLGLVTAVSFLVSAVAAVGWAYFGDRTHRKPLLMIGTLIWAVGTGGSGLAGNYPTFLAAQLLAAVGLGAVGSVGFSVVTDLISPRRRGLVMSFWGLSQGAGTLAGTLVGGLLGAVDWRRPFLLLTVVGLVATAAYLLTYDIRRGQSEPELAAALAEGADYDYRISRRDLPVILGRRTNRWLILQGLTAQAAFGSLVWLPVLFAERARDQGYSMETAIVVGSVFATLFQLGGVLSIVGGLIGDALQRRTLSGRATVAAVGILAALPFYLVLFFVPIRIEVPDGAGTGTVVRAVLASVVTEPTVGLSLLTALLALALTSANSPNWFALIADANPPEHRGTVYSLGNLVNGVGRAAGNGLVGVAFHALRAAFPPPLNYAVGLAAFQLFFIPTGIMYWLAARTSPKDITEVNQLLHTRAEKL, translated from the coding sequence TTGAAAAGGGGAAGTGCGGCGCACCGCTTCTACAGTGTCGTCGTCTTCGTGCTGCTCGCCTCGCTGGACAATGTGGCGATCGGCCTGGTGCCGCCGCTGTACGGCGCGATCGCCGAGTCCTTCGCGGTGTCGCAGCGCCTGCTGGGCCTGGTGACCGCGGTCAGCTTCCTGGTCAGCGCGGTGGCGGCGGTGGGCTGGGCCTACTTCGGCGACCGTACCCACCGCAAGCCCCTGCTCATGATCGGCACCCTGATCTGGGCGGTCGGGACCGGGGGCAGCGGGCTGGCCGGGAACTATCCCACCTTCCTGGCCGCCCAGCTGCTGGCCGCGGTGGGGCTGGGGGCGGTCGGCTCGGTCGGCTTCTCGGTGGTCACCGACCTGATCTCGCCCCGGCGTCGGGGCCTGGTGATGAGCTTCTGGGGGCTGTCCCAGGGGGCGGGCACCCTGGCCGGCACCCTGGTCGGCGGGCTGCTCGGGGCGGTCGACTGGCGGCGTCCGTTCCTGCTGCTCACCGTCGTCGGTCTGGTCGCCACCGCGGCCTACCTGCTCACGTACGACATCCGGCGCGGCCAGAGCGAACCGGAACTGGCCGCCGCGCTGGCCGAGGGGGCGGACTACGACTACCGGATCAGTCGCCGGGACCTGCCGGTCATCCTGGGTCGGCGTACCAACCGGTGGCTGATCCTCCAGGGCCTCACCGCCCAGGCCGCCTTCGGGTCGCTGGTCTGGTTGCCGGTGCTCTTCGCCGAACGGGCCCGGGACCAGGGCTACTCGATGGAAACCGCGATCGTGGTCGGCAGCGTCTTCGCCACCCTGTTCCAACTGGGCGGGGTGCTCTCCATCGTCGGTGGTCTGATCGGGGACGCCCTGCAACGGCGTACCCTCTCCGGCCGGGCCACGGTGGCCGCGGTCGGCATCCTCGCCGCCCTGCCCTTCTACCTGGTGCTGTTCTTCGTGCCGATCCGCATCGAGGTGCCCGACGGGGCCGGCACCGGCACGGTGGTGCGGGCCGTACTGGCCAGTGTCGTCACCGAGCCCACCGTCGGGCTGAGCCTGCTCACCGCCCTGCTGGCCCTGGCGCTGACCTCGGCGAACTCCCCGAACTGGTTCGCCCTGATCGCGGACGCCAACCCTCCGGAGCACCGGGGCACGGTCTACAGCCTGGGCAACCTGGTCAACGGGGTGGGGCGGGCGGCCGGCAACGGGCTGGTCGGGGTCGCCTTCCACGCCCTGCGGGCGGCCTTCCCGCCCCCGTTGAACTACGCCGTCGGACTGGCCGCCTTCCAGCTCTTCTTCATCCCCACCGGCATCATGTACTGGCTGGCCGCCCGCACCTCCCCCAAGGACATCACCGAGGTCAACCAGTTGCTGCACACCCGGGCGGAGAAGCTGTGA
- a CDS encoding glycoside hydrolase family 13 protein, with protein sequence MNENPTPQTAPAVAAPAWWTEAVIYQIYPRSFGDSDGDGIGDLPGITARLDHLRELGVDAIWLSPFYPSPQADAGYDVADYRDVEPLFGTLADADDLIAQAHARGLRVIVDLVPNHTSSAHEWFQQALAAGPGSPERQRYIFRDGRGPEGAEPPNDWQSVFGGPAWTQVKDGQWYLHLFDTAQPDLNWDAPEVRTEFLEVLRFWLDRGVDGFRVDVAHGLIKQADLADWQEPQEILSGQEVDKPRPPMWDQDGVHEIYRDWRRLLDGYPGERILVAEAWVEPAERLARYVRPDEMHQAFNFEYLLASWTAPAQYAVITRSLEATDSVGAPTTWVLSNHDVVRHASRLGLPIGTPRPNGIGADDPQPDAASGLRRARAATLLMLALPGSAYLYQGEELGLPEHTRMPDEARQDPTWERSGHTQRGRDGCRVPIPWEADAPSYGFGPTDASWLPQPGVWAEYALDRQRGVPGSTYEMYRTALRLRRTHGLGRGTLQWLSSGDEVLTFRNGRVVVLTNFGATGVPLPDGELLHSSAHLDEDGSVPTDVTVWVLTG encoded by the coding sequence CTGAACGAGAACCCGACCCCGCAGACCGCACCCGCCGTCGCGGCCCCCGCCTGGTGGACCGAGGCGGTGATCTACCAGATCTACCCCCGCTCGTTCGGTGACTCCGACGGCGATGGGATCGGCGACCTGCCCGGCATCACCGCCCGCCTGGACCACCTGCGGGAGCTGGGGGTCGACGCGATCTGGCTCTCCCCGTTCTATCCCTCACCCCAGGCCGACGCCGGGTACGACGTGGCCGACTACCGGGACGTCGAGCCGCTGTTCGGCACCCTGGCCGACGCCGACGACCTGATCGCCCAGGCACACGCCCGAGGGCTGCGGGTGATCGTCGACCTGGTGCCCAACCACACCTCCTCGGCCCACGAGTGGTTCCAGCAGGCCCTGGCCGCCGGGCCGGGCAGCCCCGAGCGGCAGCGCTACATCTTCCGCGACGGACGGGGACCGGAGGGCGCCGAACCGCCCAACGACTGGCAGAGCGTCTTCGGCGGACCGGCCTGGACCCAGGTGAAGGACGGTCAGTGGTACCTGCACCTGTTCGACACCGCCCAGCCCGACCTGAACTGGGACGCCCCCGAGGTGCGCACGGAGTTCCTGGAGGTGCTGCGGTTCTGGTTGGACCGGGGGGTGGACGGCTTCCGGGTGGACGTGGCCCACGGCCTGATCAAGCAGGCGGACCTGGCCGACTGGCAGGAGCCGCAGGAGATCCTCTCCGGTCAGGAGGTGGACAAGCCCCGCCCGCCGATGTGGGACCAGGACGGGGTGCACGAGATCTACCGGGACTGGCGGCGGCTGCTGGACGGCTACCCCGGCGAACGGATCCTGGTGGCCGAGGCGTGGGTGGAGCCGGCCGAGCGGCTGGCCCGCTACGTCCGCCCCGACGAGATGCACCAGGCCTTCAACTTCGAGTACCTGCTGGCCTCCTGGACCGCCCCGGCCCAGTACGCCGTCATCACCCGCTCCCTGGAGGCCACCGACTCGGTCGGTGCCCCCACCACCTGGGTGCTGTCCAACCACGACGTGGTGCGGCACGCCTCCCGGCTGGGCCTGCCGATCGGCACCCCCCGCCCCAACGGCATCGGGGCGGACGACCCGCAGCCGGACGCCGCGAGCGGTCTGCGCAGGGCCCGGGCGGCCACCCTGCTGATGCTCGCCCTGCCCGGCTCGGCCTACCTCTACCAGGGCGAGGAACTGGGGTTGCCGGAGCACACCAGGATGCCGGACGAGGCCCGCCAGGATCCCACCTGGGAACGCAGTGGGCACACCCAGCGGGGTCGGGACGGCTGCCGGGTGCCGATCCCCTGGGAGGCCGACGCCCCCTCGTACGGCTTCGGGCCGACCGACGCCAGTTGGCTGCCCCAGCCGGGGGTCTGGGCCGAGTACGCCCTGGACCGCCAGCGGGGGGTGCCCGGCTCGACCTACGAGATGTACCGCACCGCCCTGCGTCTGCGGCGTACCCACGGGCTGGGTCGTGGCACGTTGCAGTGGCTCTCCTCCGGCGACGAGGTGCTGACCTTCCGCAACGGCCGGGTGGTGGTGCTGACCAACTTCGGTGCCACCGGCGTACCGCTGCCCGACGGGGAACTGCTGCACAGCAGCGCGCACCTGGACGAGGACGGCTCGGTCCCCACGGACGTCACCGTCTGGGTGCTCACCGGCTGA
- a CDS encoding LacI family DNA-binding transcriptional regulator, which translates to MTRIDDVARLAGVSTATVSRALRGLPTVSAATRRRVLAAAEQLQYAVSPSASRLAGGRTGAVAVVVPRITRWFFGVVVEAVEDFLHQSGYDLLLHNLGGREQNRQRLLHPANLHKRVDAVMLVATPLRPADLGALTTLALPGVTVSSGTDVAGWPCVRIDDVAAARTATRYLLELGHRRIAHISGDPDDELAFTAHLDRRRGYQEALRAAGLRPDPSLDVESGFDIAGGTRATEELLRRGDPPTAIFAACDEMAMGALTALRDAGLRVPHDVSVIGIDDHALSGVLGLSTVAQPAAEQGRLAAEMLLDPLCRPGASAPDPAATLVILPTRLVVRESTAPPRAN; encoded by the coding sequence GTGACGAGGATCGACGATGTCGCCCGACTGGCCGGGGTGTCCACGGCCACCGTCTCCCGGGCGTTGCGCGGACTGCCCACCGTGTCCGCGGCCACCCGTCGGCGGGTGCTGGCCGCCGCCGAGCAGTTGCAGTACGCCGTCTCCCCGAGCGCCTCGCGACTGGCCGGCGGGCGTACCGGTGCGGTGGCCGTGGTGGTCCCCCGGATCACCCGGTGGTTCTTCGGGGTGGTCGTGGAGGCGGTCGAGGACTTCCTCCACCAGTCCGGGTACGACCTGCTGCTGCACAACCTGGGTGGACGGGAGCAGAACCGCCAGCGCCTGCTGCATCCGGCCAACCTGCACAAGCGGGTGGACGCCGTGATGCTGGTAGCCACTCCGCTGCGCCCCGCCGATCTGGGTGCCCTGACCACCCTGGCCCTGCCCGGGGTGACCGTCAGCTCCGGCACCGACGTGGCGGGCTGGCCCTGCGTACGCATCGACGACGTGGCCGCCGCCCGCACCGCCACCCGTTATCTGTTGGAACTCGGTCACCGGCGGATCGCGCACATCTCCGGTGACCCGGACGACGAACTGGCCTTCACCGCCCACCTGGACCGGCGGCGGGGCTACCAGGAGGCGCTGCGTGCGGCCGGGCTGCGGCCGGACCCGAGCCTGGATGTGGAGTCCGGATTCGACATCGCCGGCGGCACCCGGGCCACGGAGGAACTGCTGCGCCGGGGTGACCCGCCGACGGCCATCTTCGCCGCCTGCGACGAGATGGCGATGGGCGCGCTGACCGCGCTGCGCGACGCGGGCCTGCGGGTACCCCATGATGTCAGTGTGATCGGCATCGACGACCATGCCCTCTCCGGGGTGCTGGGGCTGAGCACGGTCGCCCAGCCCGCGGCCGAGCAGGGTCGGTTGGCCGCCGAGATGCTGCTGGACCCGCTCTGCCGACCTGGCGCCTCCGCCCCCGACCCGGCCGCCACCCTGGTGATCCTGCCCACTCGGCTGGTCGTGCGGGAATCGACCGCCCCACCGAGGGCAAACTGA
- a CDS encoding carbohydrate ABC transporter permease, with amino-acid sequence MTTTTPPAAVGAQQDDKGSTRASRVRKRLNSRTATVAAIVIAVVWTIPTFGLFISSFRPEAELKTTGWWTAFRDPQFTLQNYQDVLFGQNASSGQLANYFVNSLVITIPSVLFPLAFAALAAYALAWINFRGRDWLYIAIFALQIVPLQMALVPLLSFFSRGVNLGGITLMPAWNLDGAQNFAQVWFAHTCFALPFAVFLLHNFISQLPRDLMEAARVDGATHPKIFRTIVLPLVAPALAAFAIFQFLWVWNDLLVALIFAGGSEVTAPLTVRLAELAGTRGNEWQRLTAGAFVSIVVPLIVFLSLQRYFVRGLLAGSVKG; translated from the coding sequence ATGACCACCACCACTCCCCCGGCCGCGGTCGGTGCCCAGCAGGACGACAAGGGTTCCACCCGGGCGTCACGGGTCCGCAAGCGGCTCAACAGCCGCACGGCGACCGTGGCCGCGATCGTCATCGCGGTGGTCTGGACCATCCCCACCTTCGGCCTGTTCATCTCCTCCTTCCGCCCGGAGGCGGAACTGAAGACCACCGGCTGGTGGACGGCCTTCCGGGATCCGCAGTTCACCCTGCAGAACTACCAGGACGTGCTGTTCGGGCAGAACGCCTCCTCCGGGCAACTGGCCAACTACTTCGTCAACTCGCTGGTCATCACCATTCCATCGGTGTTGTTCCCGCTGGCGTTCGCCGCCCTGGCCGCGTACGCCCTGGCCTGGATCAACTTCCGCGGCCGGGACTGGCTCTACATCGCCATCTTCGCGCTCCAGATCGTGCCGTTGCAGATGGCCCTGGTGCCGCTGCTCAGCTTCTTCTCGCGCGGAGTCAACCTGGGCGGGATCACCCTGATGCCCGCCTGGAACCTCGACGGTGCGCAGAACTTCGCCCAGGTGTGGTTCGCCCACACCTGCTTCGCGCTGCCGTTCGCGGTGTTCCTGCTGCACAACTTCATCTCGCAACTGCCCAGGGACCTGATGGAGGCGGCCCGGGTCGACGGGGCCACCCACCCCAAGATCTTCCGCACCATCGTCCTGCCGTTGGTGGCACCCGCCCTGGCCGCGTTCGCCATCTTCCAGTTCCTCTGGGTCTGGAACGACCTGCTGGTGGCGCTGATCTTCGCCGGGGGCAGCGAGGTCACCGCACCCCTGACGGTGCGGTTGGCCGAACTGGCCGGTACCCGGGGCAACGAATGGCAACGGTTGACCGCCGGGGCCTTCGTCTCGATCGTCGTACCGCTGATCGTGTTCCTGTCGTTGCAGCGCTACTTCGTTCGAGGGCTGCTCGCCGGCAGCGTCAAGGGTTGA
- a CDS encoding carbohydrate ABC transporter permease — protein MNFDFADQAPKMMMLLWGLVAFAVVVGGLLFVLDAVPSYFARRREAQVLAAYASGGPSPRRTKPREGFFALFFLMPAVLLLLIGLVVPALRTTLLSFMDGGSQNWVGLDNYRWMFADDAIVRVLLNTLVWVTLVPLAATAIGLIYAVLVDKARMEALAKSLIFMPMAISFVGASIIWRFVYAYRGEDQEQIGLLNQIVVSLGGEPRQWLLDSPLNTLLLIVIMVWIQAGFAMVVLSAAIKSIPADIVEAARLDGVTPWQMFWQITMPSIRPALIVVVVTISIATLKVFDIVRTTTNGNYDTSVIANEMYNQAFRYGQNGQGSALAVFLFLLVVPIVIFQIRNLRQQRREG, from the coding sequence ATGAACTTCGACTTCGCCGACCAGGCGCCGAAGATGATGATGTTGCTGTGGGGGCTGGTCGCCTTCGCAGTGGTGGTCGGCGGCCTGCTCTTCGTACTCGACGCGGTGCCGTCCTACTTCGCCCGGCGCCGCGAGGCGCAGGTGCTGGCCGCGTACGCCAGCGGGGGGCCGTCGCCCCGGCGGACCAAGCCCCGCGAGGGTTTCTTCGCGCTGTTCTTCCTGATGCCGGCGGTGCTGCTGCTGCTGATCGGACTGGTGGTCCCGGCGCTGCGGACCACCCTGCTGTCCTTCATGGACGGCGGCAGCCAGAACTGGGTCGGCCTGGACAACTACCGTTGGATGTTCGCCGATGACGCGATCGTCCGGGTGTTGCTCAACACCCTGGTCTGGGTGACCCTGGTGCCGCTGGCCGCCACCGCCATCGGTCTGATCTACGCGGTGCTGGTGGACAAGGCCCGCATGGAAGCCCTCGCCAAGTCCCTGATCTTCATGCCGATGGCGATCTCCTTCGTCGGCGCCAGCATCATCTGGCGGTTCGTCTACGCCTACCGGGGCGAGGACCAGGAGCAGATCGGCCTGCTCAACCAGATCGTGGTCAGCCTCGGCGGCGAACCCCGGCAGTGGCTGCTCGACTCGCCGCTGAACACCCTGCTGCTGATCGTGATCATGGTGTGGATCCAGGCCGGTTTCGCCATGGTGGTGCTCTCCGCAGCGATCAAGTCCATTCCCGCGGACATCGTGGAGGCGGCCCGCCTCGACGGGGTCACCCCGTGGCAGATGTTCTGGCAGATCACCATGCCGAGCATCCGGCCCGCGCTGATCGTCGTGGTGGTCACCATCTCGATCGCCACGCTGAAGGTCTTCGACATCGTGCGTACCACGACCAACGGCAACTACGACACCAGCGTGATCGCCAACGAGATGTACAACCAGGCGTTCCGGTACGGCCAGAACGGGCAGGGCTCCGCGCTGGCGGTGTTCCTCTTCCTCCTGGTGGTACCGATCGTGATCTTCCAGATCCGGAACCTGCGTCAGCAGCGACGGGAGGGCTGA
- a CDS encoding ABC transporter substrate-binding protein yields MAVFARPRQALAIAGVLGLALGVGACGTGSSDNSGTNNNNADSAECAPYEKYQGHSGKKVAIYSSIRDIEADRLDQSWKQFEECTGIDISHEGAGDFEAQLPVRADGGNAPDLAFIPQPGLIQRFAERGQIKAASADTKAMAEENYPADWLKYSTVGGTFYGAPLGSNVKSFVWYSPKTFQEKGWSVPTTWEEMIKLSDTIADSGTKPWCAGIESGDATGWPATDWIEDVLLRTQTPEVYDQWTTHEIPFNDPRIADALDRAGTILKNEKYVNGGYGGVRSIATTSFQEGGIPITSGKCALHRQASFYANQWPENTKVAEDGDVFAFYFPAIDPSRGKPVLGGGEFVVAFADRPEVQAVQTYLASGEHANSRAKIGDWVSANNKLDLANVSNPIDKLSVEILQDDSSVFRFDGSDLMPAAVGAGTFWKGMIDWINGKDTASVLQGIESSWK; encoded by the coding sequence ATGGCGGTCTTTGCCAGGCCACGCCAGGCCCTCGCGATCGCTGGCGTGCTCGGGCTGGCGCTCGGCGTCGGCGCGTGCGGCACCGGAAGCAGCGACAACAGCGGCACTAACAACAACAACGCCGATTCTGCCGAGTGCGCCCCGTACGAGAAGTACCAGGGCCACAGCGGCAAGAAGGTGGCCATCTACTCGTCAATCCGCGATATCGAGGCCGACCGCCTCGACCAGTCGTGGAAGCAGTTCGAAGAGTGCACCGGCATCGACATCAGCCACGAGGGTGCCGGTGACTTCGAGGCACAGCTGCCGGTTCGCGCCGACGGCGGAAACGCGCCCGACCTCGCGTTCATCCCGCAGCCCGGTCTGATTCAGCGTTTCGCCGAGCGGGGCCAGATCAAGGCCGCCAGCGCCGACACCAAGGCGATGGCCGAGGAGAACTACCCGGCCGACTGGCTGAAGTACAGCACGGTCGGCGGCACCTTCTACGGTGCGCCGCTGGGCTCGAACGTGAAGTCGTTCGTCTGGTACTCGCCGAAGACGTTCCAGGAGAAGGGCTGGTCGGTCCCGACCACCTGGGAAGAAATGATCAAGCTCAGCGACACCATCGCTGACAGCGGCACCAAGCCGTGGTGCGCCGGCATCGAGTCCGGTGACGCCACCGGCTGGCCGGCCACCGACTGGATCGAGGACGTCCTGCTGCGTACGCAGACCCCCGAGGTCTACGACCAGTGGACGACCCACGAGATCCCGTTCAACGACCCGCGGATCGCCGACGCCCTAGACCGGGCCGGCACCATCCTGAAGAACGAGAAGTACGTCAACGGCGGCTACGGCGGGGTCCGCAGCATCGCCACCACCTCCTTCCAGGAGGGCGGCATCCCGATCACCTCCGGCAAGTGCGCCCTGCACCGGCAGGCGTCGTTCTACGCCAACCAGTGGCCGGAGAACACCAAGGTGGCCGAGGACGGCGACGTGTTCGCGTTCTACTTCCCGGCCATCGACCCCTCCCGGGGCAAGCCGGTGCTGGGTGGCGGCGAGTTCGTCGTAGCCTTCGCCGACCGTCCCGAGGTGCAGGCGGTGCAGACCTACCTGGCCTCCGGTGAGCACGCCAACAGCCGCGCGAAGATCGGCGACTGGGTCTCGGCGAACAACAAGCTCGACCTGGCCAACGTCAGCAACCCGATCGACAAGCTCTCCGTGGAGATCCTCCAGGACGACAGCTCGGTCTTCCGGTTCGACGGTTCCGACCTGATGCCCGCCGCCGTCGGCGCCGGGACCTTCTGGAAGGGCATGATCGACTGGATCAACGGTAAGGACACCGCCAGCGTCCTCCAGGGCATCGAGAGCAGCTGGAAGTAA